A single genomic interval of Picosynechococcus sp. PCC 7003 harbors:
- the hemJ gene encoding protoporphyrinogen oxidase HemJ: MTQFWSEIAPQAYFWFKAFHIIGVVVWFAGLFYLVRLFVYHAEAEKEPEPARSILKKQYELMEKRLYNIITQPGMFVTVAMAIAVISTEPGVLKAWWLHAKLALVVLLLVYHFFCGRIMRKLAEGTCTWTGQQFRALNEAPTLLLVTIVMLAVFKNSLPLNWTGGLILALIVFMAAAIQLYAKKRRKDQEKLREAQSQVATSNP; this comes from the coding sequence ATGACACAGTTTTGGTCAGAGATTGCTCCCCAGGCCTATTTTTGGTTCAAGGCGTTCCATATTATCGGTGTGGTGGTCTGGTTTGCGGGGTTGTTTTACCTCGTGCGCCTTTTTGTTTACCATGCTGAAGCCGAAAAGGAACCCGAACCCGCCCGGAGTATCCTCAAAAAACAATATGAGTTGATGGAAAAGCGCCTCTACAACATCATTACCCAACCGGGAATGTTTGTGACCGTGGCCATGGCGATCGCCGTGATTAGTACCGAACCAGGGGTCTTAAAAGCCTGGTGGCTCCATGCCAAATTGGCCTTGGTTGTTCTGTTGCTGGTCTATCACTTTTTCTGCGGGCGGATCATGCGCAAGCTGGCAGAAGGCACCTGTACTTGGACAGGCCAGCAGTTCCGCGCCCTCAACGAAGCGCCGACCCTCCTGTTAGTGACTATCGTGATGTTGGCAGTATTTAAAAATAGTTTGCCCCTCAATTGGACAGGGGGTTTAATTCTAGCCCTGATTGTCTTTATGGCTGCTGCGATCCAACTCTATGCGAAAAAACGCCGTAAGGATCAAGAAAAACTCCGGGAAGCCCAGAGCCAAGTGGCGACGTCCAATCCTTAA
- the cynS gene encoding cyanase has protein sequence MAIAVITEKLLAAKKTTGLSFTTLGEKVGRDETWVAAVFYRQASADETEAKSLVTAVGLPEDFAAELTEPPLKGSLEPVIPTDPLIYRFYEIMQVYGMPIKAVVHEKFGDGIMSAIDFSIEVDKVEDPKGDRVKVTMCGKFLPYKKW, from the coding sequence ATGGCGATCGCCGTAATTACCGAAAAATTACTTGCTGCCAAAAAAACAACAGGTCTTAGTTTTACTACCCTCGGCGAAAAAGTCGGCCGTGATGAAACTTGGGTGGCGGCTGTGTTTTACCGTCAAGCCAGTGCCGATGAGACGGAAGCAAAAAGCCTCGTCACCGCCGTGGGTTTACCGGAAGATTTCGCCGCAGAACTCACGGAGCCTCCCCTCAAAGGTTCCCTAGAACCCGTCATTCCCACCGATCCGTTGATCTATCGCTTCTACGAAATTATGCAAGTGTATGGGATGCCCATCAAAGCAGTCGTCCACGAAAAATTTGGCGATGGGATCATGAGTGCGATTGATTTTTCCATTGAAGTGGATAAGGTTGAAGACCCTAAAGGTGATCGCGTGAAGGTCACCATGTGCGGTAAATTTTTACCCTACAAAAAATGGTAA